The Nycticebus coucang isolate mNycCou1 chromosome 10, mNycCou1.pri, whole genome shotgun sequence sequence GAGAGAGATAAAAGTATTCACGTCCCCTACCTGAAAAATCCACCATATCACCCTTCCAGCAGATCAATTTGTTCAACAACCAAAAAGCTCTACTAAGCCTTAGTGTCCACAGTTTTTATTGGGGTTTCATTATGTACATATGATGCATTCAATCACTGCCCACATGGATAAACTACATCTTCAGCCTTTATTCTCTCCATATTCCTATCCTCAATCTACCTAGAGGCCCACTGTGAGTCAACTCATTAACATAACAAGACACTTCtatcatgcaaaaaaaaattcccagagcTGTTTATGCTTGGTGCCAGGACAAACCACAGATTTTCTTTAATGAGTAATTACGAAAAATTCTACTACTGTACTGCTCTGTGTCTCTGCGAACCAGAACAGTTGATGGATAATATATATGGGACAAAAGAGGAGAGATTAAGTAATAATGCTTCATTCCTGAATTTGAATTGGAAGTATCAGTATAAACTCATTATGTACTTCATTCCTTAAAATAGGTGACATAGATGAATAGCTCTATAATACAGAGTAGATATAATACagtttaaatgaaagaaaagttttgtgaccaccctgggcaatatagcaagaccccatcactaaaaaaaaaaaataataaatactaaaaaatcaggcagcacatgtggctcagtgggtagggcaccagctccatatatcaagggtggtgggttcaaacccggccctggccaatctgcaacaaaaaagtagctgggcgttgtggcatagtagtcccatctactctggatgctgaggtaagagaatcacctaagcccaaaagtgagaggttgctgtgagctgtgatgccacggtactctaccaagggcaacatgtgagagactgtctcaaaaaaaaacaaaaagagaaattttacaaAGCTTCCTCAGATCACTTGAATATATCAAAGGCACCACAAGCACAATGTGCCTATTAAACAACTCATGATTTTCCTACCTCTTTATGCTCTGACAGTCAAGAGGTTGACAAGGTTAGAAATGACTTACGCAATTCCTCAACACCGGTCTCCATCATTCCCAACATCCAGCCATTCTCAAGTCCAGCTCTGTGTATATCATGCAATTCTCCTGAATCCATCACTTCCAAAACTTCCTTCAGCTGTACGACCAATGCGTTAGTCAAAACTATTACCTCTCCCTAGTACAATCCCAACAGACTCCTAACTAGTTCCCACACATCTCAGTACCTCTGGTAAGTTCTGTCTTTTGTACTGGGTCCCAATACCTAAAATTTCATCAGATCACACTTTCAAACTTATATAACAAGTCAGAAAACAAGTTTCCAAACAATTCAAAATGTaataataggctcagcacccaaagatcagtggttagggctcgaACCACATACCcgagggctggtgggttcaagcccagcccaggccagctaaacaacaatgacaactgcaacaacaacaagaacaaaaatggccgggcattgtggcaggtgcctgtagtcccaattagttgggaggctaaggcaagaaaatcacttaagcccaagagtttgacgttgctgtgagttgtcacaccatggcacgctaccaagggtgacatagtgagactgtctcaaaaaaaaaaaaaaaaaaaaaagaagaagaatgtgatgtgtttcaaatccatccaggtaaacaccaaagatgtaaagtcttcaacttttcttttctttttttggggggggtggagggCGTGGGGGGCTCAGCgactatcttgcctcagcctcctaagtagctggactacaggtacccaccacaatgcctcgttatgtttttgttgcagttgtcattgttgtttaactggcccaggcttgGTTCATTTCGCCTAGGGTGGGTtctaatccaccagcctcagtgtatgtgtgtggagcCATAACCTCTGTGCAATGGGTGCCGAGCTGAAGATATGAATTAAATAGAGTATATTAATTAATAGCATGGCTTTTATACAAGTCCATTAGacttttcttttgatatttgctttttaatatgttgttatATTACAGATTAGTCTCACACAGttaaatggatttattttatttatttattttttaattgagccaGAGTCacagtttgtcgccctcagtagagctatggtgtcatagctcacagcaacctcaatcttctgggcttaagtgattgtcttgcctcagccactctagtagctggggctacaagcacctgccacagggcttggttatttttgttattgttatttttgttttgtttagcaggcctaggataggttcaaacccaccagctctggagcatgtggttggcaccctaaccactgagggaCAGATACCCAGCCAAgttaaatggattttaaaataagaaaatttcctTTGCATTTGCAGTGAGGCCCAAAAATATCTGTTGGAATTATAGTTTTGCTTTGGAAATAAATGATGCAAATTCGTGTGGAGATTTAGATCTCATTTCTTGTTTTAACTTTTGGCAATacagaaaatgtattaaagagaATTTGCCAGCCGTGTTCAAGGAGAGAGATTGAGGTTGTCGAGCTCTGGCCTGAGGCACCAGGGTGCGGGGGTGGCAAAGATGTCAGCTTCCTTAGTCCAGGTCACTGTCCCAGCTGTGAGCAAGCAGAAGCTGCAGCCAATCCAGGCCGCCCTCACCCTGACACCTTCAGCAGTGAACAAGATAAAACAACTTCTTAAAGATAAGATGGAACATGTAGGCATGAAAGTCGATGTCCGAACCAGAGGGTGTAATGGCCCTTCTTACACTCTagaatatacaaaaacaaaaggagattCTGGTGAAGAAGTTGTTCAAGACGGAGTGAGAGTATTCATTGAAAAGAAAGCACAGCTAACACTTCTAGGAACAGAAATGGACTATGTGGAAGGCAAATTATCCAGTGAGTTTGTGTTTAATAACCCAAACATCAAAGGAACTCGTGGCTGTGGGAAAAGCTTTAATATCTGAAACCTTAGGACTCCTTTGGCTACAAGCTCCAGCAACACTCATGGATGCCTTGGGGCTTACCAAAGAAATCATGTGACTGTCACCTGCTTCATGTGTGAGTCccttgtaaagaaaataaagtgatgcATTTTGGAAATGAAGCTAGTGTGTTACATTCAGGAAGAAGTAATATTTGGATTCTCTGTAAGGGACAAAAGATGAAATGCCATCACtcttttaggattatttttcttttgtggtaaagTAAGAAGTCCTGCCCTGCACTTACTCCCTCTTGTACCACTTCCTTTAGAGTCAGTTTTATTGGATTTGCCTTCCTGGGCACCCGTCAGTCTGTTTATGAAATAGACTGAATGACTTGAAT is a genomic window containing:
- the LOC128596162 gene encoding iron-sulfur cluster assembly 1 homolog, mitochondrial-like, translating into MSASLVQVTVPAVSKQKLQPIQAALTLTPSAVNKIKQLLKDKMEHVGMKVDVRTRGCNGPSYTLEYTKTKGDSGEEVVQDGVRVFIEKKAQLTLLGTEMDYVEGKLSSEFVFNNPNIKGTRGCGKSFNI